One Gloeothece verrucosa PCC 7822 DNA window includes the following coding sequences:
- a CDS encoding RNA-guided endonuclease InsQ/TnpB family protein: MLTFNYTYRIYPDALQEGMLLEWLETSRACYNYALREIKDWIASRKSPVDRCSLEFEYIMPADYPFPSYSKQQNALPKAKKIFPRLANAPSQVLQCTIRRLHDAWDFFKERGFGFPRFKKYGQMKSLLFPQFKTNPVTGWQIALPKLGKVQINLHRPIPESFAVKQVRVVRKAKGWFAVITISSPESLPSTESPSGHFIGVDLNLGAYVATSDGYSSKRPKFYGKEQSKLKLLQRRLSRKNKRSNNYEKARLKVEKQHNHIAFKRKDHQFKLAHKLCDMGDSIFVEDIDFRIMAKGMLGKHTLDAGFGQLRDIIKFVCWKRGKFFAPVDHRGTSQTCPNCRTEVRKTLSDRIHDCKACGYIQDRDIASAQEICNRGIETYCRQGLCRTETACQVEVAGAMSLANWRRESLWAGMSQGDLGSPTHNR, translated from the coding sequence ATGCTCACTTTCAACTACACCTATAGAATTTACCCAGACGCACTCCAAGAAGGTATGCTATTGGAGTGGCTAGAAACTTCTCGTGCTTGTTATAACTACGCTCTTAGAGAAATAAAAGACTGGATAGCTTCTAGGAAGTCGCCCGTTGACAGATGTAGTCTTGAATTTGAGTATATAATGCCTGCTGACTATCCTTTTCCTAGTTATTCTAAACAACAAAACGCATTACCAAAAGCCAAGAAAATATTTCCTAGGTTAGCAAATGCTCCATCTCAAGTGCTTCAATGCACTATTAGAAGACTGCATGATGCTTGGGATTTTTTCAAAGAGAGAGGTTTTGGTTTTCCTCGTTTCAAAAAGTATGGACAGATGAAGTCTTTACTTTTTCCTCAATTCAAAACCAATCCCGTTACGGGTTGGCAAATAGCATTACCAAAACTAGGAAAAGTTCAGATAAATCTACATCGCCCTATTCCAGAAAGCTTTGCTGTCAAACAAGTTAGAGTGGTTCGTAAAGCCAAGGGATGGTTTGCTGTCATCACTATTTCGAGTCCCGAATCACTACCATCAACAGAAAGTCCTTCAGGGCATTTTATTGGGGTAGATTTGAATCTTGGGGCTTATGTTGCTACTTCTGATGGCTATAGCTCAAAACGCCCAAAATTCTATGGCAAAGAGCAAAGCAAGTTGAAATTACTGCAACGTCGTTTGTCGAGAAAAAATAAGCGTTCTAATAATTATGAGAAAGCAAGACTGAAGGTAGAAAAGCAACACAATCATATAGCGTTCAAGCGCAAAGACCATCAGTTCAAATTAGCGCACAAGCTTTGTGACATGGGTGATTCTATCTTTGTTGAAGACATTGATTTTAGAATCATGGCTAAAGGGATGTTGGGAAAACATACTCTTGATGCCGGTTTTGGACAACTACGAGATATCATCAAGTTTGTCTGTTGGAAACGAGGCAAATTCTTTGCTCCTGTTGATCATCGTGGAACATCACAAACTTGTCCTAACTGTAGAACTGAAGTCAGAAAAACTTTGTCGGATAGAATCCATGATTGTAAAGCTTGCGGATACATTCAAGATAGAGATATAGCCTCCGCTCAAGAAATCTGCAATCGAGGTATAGAAACATATTGTAGGCAGGGACTCTGCCGAACGGAAACCGCCTGTCAAGTCGAGGTAGCGGGGGCGATGAGCCTAGCTAACTGGCGTAGGGAATCCCTGTGGGCAGGAATGTCTCAAGGCGACTTGGGAAGCCCCACCCATAATCGATAG
- a CDS encoding YciI family protein — MAKYVMWGSYCENAIEKRTPYRQAHLDGLAAQKEQGILITLGPTKDNTIVFGIYEAESEDAVRELIEGDPYWKNGIWTEYEVKEWIQVF, encoded by the coding sequence ATGGCAAAGTATGTTATGTGGGGGAGTTACTGTGAAAATGCCATTGAGAAACGGACTCCTTATCGTCAAGCGCATTTAGACGGTTTAGCCGCCCAAAAAGAGCAAGGCATTTTGATTACTTTGGGACCCACCAAGGATAATACTATTGTATTTGGCATTTATGAAGCCGAAAGTGAAGACGCGGTCAGAGAATTGATCGAAGGAGATCCTTATTGGAAAAATGGCATTTGGACAGAATACGAAGTTAAAGAATGGATACAGGTTTTTTAA
- a CDS encoding pentapeptide repeat-containing protein: protein MVFFNPMIAPATALDYAQQNLVNHDFSGQDLRDSKFDHANLRSSNFSNANLEGVRFFASNLESANFEGANLRYADLESARLIRVNFTNAVLEGAFATNTLFKGAIIDGADFTDVLLRPDVEKYLCTIAKGTNPVTGRDTKDTLYCPD, encoded by the coding sequence ATGGTTTTCTTCAATCCGATGATTGCACCTGCAACGGCGCTTGATTATGCACAACAAAATTTAGTTAATCATGATTTTTCGGGCCAAGACCTGCGGGATTCTAAATTTGATCATGCTAATTTAAGGAGTAGCAATTTTAGTAATGCGAATTTAGAAGGTGTGCGCTTTTTTGCCTCGAATTTGGAATCGGCTAATTTTGAAGGCGCGAATTTAAGATATGCTGATTTAGAGTCTGCTCGTTTGATTAGAGTGAATTTTACTAATGCGGTTTTAGAGGGGGCTTTTGCGACTAATACTTTGTTTAAAGGGGCAATTATTGATGGGGCAGATTTTACGGATGTTTTGTTACGTCCTGATGTGGAGAAATATCTCTGTACTATTGCGAAGGGAACTAACCCGGTAACCGGACGGGATACTAAGGATACTTTGTATTGTCCGGATTAA
- a CDS encoding ester cyclase produces the protein MTNTQELPLWVQGREQVLSNDTDVEWRGGQRPDYTQLDQNGDKERKYNHAEGSLNAIAHNLVKTFEMEASHKANPQQWLSIVTDKFRMSSNGGQQYTAEEVYEKGTYNLFLTDTEHYRASEETFDSSYNLFHTAFPKGFHWELIEVVSGPPNVVFKWRHWGTFNGPYKDSQPTGETIEIVGLSIAKVTDDLKIELVEHYFDNSAFLQKLTSGGKKS, from the coding sequence ATGACTAATACACAAGAATTACCCCTGTGGGTACAAGGCCGGGAACAAGTCCTCAGTAACGATACAGATGTTGAGTGGCGAGGTGGTCAACGTCCGGACTATACCCAACTTGACCAAAATGGGGACAAAGAGAGAAAGTATAATCATGCTGAGGGTTCTCTCAACGCCATCGCTCACAATTTAGTCAAAACCTTCGAGATGGAAGCATCTCACAAAGCTAACCCCCAACAATGGTTATCTATTGTTACCGATAAGTTTCGCATGAGTAGCAATGGAGGGCAACAATACACCGCCGAAGAAGTTTACGAGAAAGGAACCTATAATCTATTTCTGACTGATACAGAACATTATCGTGCCTCAGAGGAAACTTTCGACTCATCCTATAATTTGTTTCATACAGCTTTCCCGAAAGGGTTTCACTGGGAACTGATAGAAGTGGTTTCAGGGCCTCCTAATGTGGTGTTTAAGTGGCGGCACTGGGGAACCTTTAACGGTCCCTACAAAGATTCTCAACCCACAGGAGAAACTATCGAAATTGTTGGTTTAAGTATTGCTAAAGTGACCGATGATTTAAAAATTGAATTGGTTGAGCATTATTTTGATAATAGTGCTTTCTTGCAAAAATTAACCAGTGGGGGTAAAAAAAGTTAA
- a CDS encoding GNAT family N-acetyltransferase, with translation MPRFLETERLILRYITEADADNLFQLDSDPEVMRFISGGKTTDYEAIKNKLLPLFIGYYQKYGQLAAWAVEEKISQNFIGWFIFRPASEFKWAKELNLASKEEIELGYRLCRTSWGKGYATEGSKALIHKGFKELNVKKVCAFALANNKASTRVMEKVGLKLEKEFQFTEAQFPCFQEADRKALKYSLREAEFLD, from the coding sequence ATGCCACGTTTTTTAGAAACAGAACGGTTAATACTACGTTATATAACTGAAGCCGATGCCGACAATCTTTTCCAATTAGACAGTGATCCTGAAGTTATGCGCTTTATTAGCGGAGGAAAAACAACTGATTATGAAGCCATAAAAAATAAACTTTTGCCCCTTTTTATCGGATATTATCAAAAATATGGACAATTAGCCGCTTGGGCAGTAGAGGAAAAAATTAGTCAAAACTTCATCGGTTGGTTCATCTTTAGACCGGCATCGGAATTTAAATGGGCCAAAGAATTAAACTTAGCCAGCAAAGAGGAAATAGAACTAGGTTATCGCTTGTGTAGAACCAGTTGGGGAAAAGGATATGCAACAGAAGGCTCTAAAGCTTTAATCCATAAGGGATTTAAAGAATTAAACGTTAAAAAAGTTTGTGCATTTGCTCTAGCCAACAATAAAGCCTCAACTCGGGTAATGGAAAAAGTCGGATTAAAATTAGAAAAAGAGTTTCAATTTACCGAAGCTCAATTTCCTTGCTTTCAAGAAGCAGACCGTAAAGCGCTTAAATACTCTCTCAGAGAAGCTGAATTTTTAGATTAG